Below is a window of Humulus lupulus chromosome 9, drHumLupu1.1, whole genome shotgun sequence DNA.
TTAGgtatttattcaaaaaaataaagtaaaagaaGTTAAACTTAGGTATATAACATAATTCCATATAATGTAATAAGTTGCTTCCAATTAACGTTAAAGTTGCATATAATTTATCACTTAAATGCCTGCCTTACTCTCTcttttcttgggttttgatgctgcATTTATTGTCTGGATGCCTGCTTAATTTAACTTCTGTTTCTTTTCCCGATGCAGATGAAAACGGGATATGTTGCTCTTGTTTTATGTTTAAACATTAGTGTTGATCCTCCAGATGTGATAAAGATATCCCCTTGTGCTAGAATGGAGTGCTGGACAGGTGCTTTATTACAAAGCTAAATTCATTGTAGTGCGCATGTGTATGTGTTGGCATATGTGTCTTCCTatattcttttttgttttttattatttttcatggGTAGCTTGGCACATATTGTTTGTGAAATGTTTTTATCACAAGTTGGACTCTTATTATGATCACAAGTATCAAGTTAAGATTGTAAATTCTCTTATGTTTAAGATATTCACTTTGGTAAGTGATGACCAATAtatgattttttgtaatttttatttgtacGAGTGCATTGAATTTTTTGTAATCCTTTGCTTGCAGATCCTTTTTCAATGGCACCGCAGAAAGCTCTTGAAACAATTGGGAAAAATTTGAGTGCTCAGTATGAAAGGTGGCAACCAAGGGTGAGGATATTATTGGCTTGTACAGAGTTCATATAATATTGTCTtagatttaattttatttacCTTGAAGATCTTTGAGCAGGCACGATATAAGGTCCAGCCTGATCCTACTGTGGATGAAGTGAAGAAACTTTGTAATACATGTCGTCGGTATGCCAAGTCTGAGAGGGTCCTATTTCATTATAATGGCCATGGTGTGCCTAAGCCGACTTCTAGTGGTGaaatttgggttttcaataaggtCTTTTATTTCTTTGAAACTCTTTTATGTGGTTTGATTTAAGGTCAATCACTAGAGTCTTGCTTGGTTTCTCACCAATGTTATTGGTACTGCAGAGTTATACACAGTATATCCCTTTGCCAATCAGTGACCTTGATTCCTGGTTGAAGACACCCTCCATATATGTTTTTGATTGCTCTGCGGCTGGGAATATTGTGAATGCTTTTATTGAGGTAAAGCTTTAACTCAAAACGTATAATGAATTGATATATGTATTGATAATTAAGGTGCTACGTGACATGAATTCATTATATGTAAttgagatatttatatataaatatatatgtatatatagtgaCTTGATTTGATGGTTTGGCAGCTTCATGATTGGGTTGCTTCTAGCTCCTCTGGATCCACAAGGGATTGCATTCTACTTGGAGCTTGTGAAGCACATGAGACTCTTCCACAAAGTGCTGAATTTCCTGCAGATGTGTTTACGTCTTGTCTCACAACACCTATTAAGATGGCTTTGAGATGGTGAGCTTCTTTCCTTGTTTGTCGCGTTTATGCATCTTTATTTGAGATCATGCAGTTTTCTGGTTTTGCCTTGTGGTGTTTATTCCATATTGGCTGCttcctagttatttttagtttgtcAACTGAAAGTCTTTTAGCTGTGCTGTTTGTTTAAAGCTGTAGGAAATTAGAAATGGCAGTACTTTCTGATTAGCATGATTAGTGATACTGTAGTGTACTGTGCATGATTAGCATGCTATGAGACTGTATTATATTTTATGTACTTGTACAAATGTATATATTTCCATGCTTAAGGCATACATTCATTATAATGTCGTCTGTGGATTCTGCTTACATTATATAACCATATTTTGACCATGTCAATCCTTAAGGCTTTCTTCAAGCGTTTGGATTTGTGCTTATCTCATTACCtgtttttatttcttctttcaaatTTGTGATCAGTTTCTGATGGGTGCATTGTGTAACTATTAGATTTTGCTTGGTTTTATTTTCTGATGGAATTTACAGTTGCTGATAGATTTTTGGGACCAAGGACTAGTTCTTTCGTTAATCTTTGAAGATGCTTCATTTTCTATCTTTTATATTCGATGATAATGCATAACAAAGTTTACATGTTTAATAAGCGTGTGACAGTATACacacacatgcatcacatagttTTGACTAGTGGTCATCATTTTAAACAGTTTCTGCATTTATCCTTGTTCACTTCATGAAGaccttaaaataataatataaacagataaatatttatcttagttttccattttcttcttttgaagttttcaatGTATCATTTAAGAAAAGACTAAGTTTGTTGTTGTAAGCTTATGAACCGCAGATCATCTTGGGTTGGAATTTGGTATTTTATCACATTAGTTATACTGATCTGCTACTATCATGGTTTACCATCTCTATATGATGATCAGATGCGTCCTTATTGCTTGATTAAGTTTATGGTGCATAGATTAATAAGAGCTCATCAACAAGCTGGGTGAAGTtggtttattataattttatctTAGGCTTTTGACAATTCTCACCTTTTTATACTCTGTGGGTTGCTGATGATTTTGTTCTTCTCTTCCATTTGACCTTAATTTGTTCAAATGATGAATGTTATATAGTTTTCGAACACATTATCACTCTTTGGGTAATGTTCTTTGGAAGGAGGAAAGATGAAAATACCTCATCGATTTTTGAACATTCACACGTTTTCTCATTGTCATTCCCAATTTTATTCTTGAGTGTAACATCCTTGTAGTTTGACTCATTACAAATCGATGGAGTTATGTCTGTTGTATAAAAAGAAGATATGACCACCTGATCTTTTTAGTGAAGTGATTTCTGCTTACATTCTTCGTGCCTATAAACAGATTACCCTAGTTTCCAGAGGTTGCTGGGTTGGTATTAACGGATGATTTGAACATTTGAGCTGTAAGTTCGTGTGTAGATGTTTTCTGATGTGTTTATTTCAATGTTTAGCATTCACCGCCATCTTTACTTTTATAACAGGACCTGCACTTAGCTGTAATATCTGGGTCTTTGCCTATCAGTTTATATGTATGGATTATAGATTTGATCTGACCAACTGGCTTATTAGTTCTTTTAGTTTTTGAGAATTTTGTTATTCTGCTGATTTTAATGGAGGCTGAAATTTCAGTTCTGATAGTACTGCCAGAATTTTTCTTTCATCTCTTGATGTTGCCGATCTTGCTTCTTCCTTTTGAGACTTGTAAACGTACTATTCGGTGGTTTTTAATGCAGTTTTTCTTGTGTTATTTGACTTTCTTTCTGTTCCCAAAATCGTATTTGAATTCCCATTGATTGGATGGTAGCAGTTTCATGATGCATCCTGTTTCTCAGGTTTTGCAGACGCTCATTACTACATGAATCTCTTGATGAGTCGCTAATTGATAAAATCCCGGGCCGCCAAAATGACCGCAAAACACTTTTGGGGGAATTAAATTGGATTTTCACTGCAGTGACTGATACCATTGCATGGAACGTTCTGCCACATGGTAATTTTTTCTTTCCTGTGGTTTGATGCTCTACGGTCTAACTTCTTTGAATTGAAGTACCCTTAAGATTCTTTTGGTGCTATATGTTTCTCATACCTTTGTATTCTGCTGCAGAGCTTTTCCAGAGGCTGTTCAGGCAAGATTTGTTAGTCGCTAGTCTTTTTCGAAATTTTTTACTTGCTGAGCGAATTATGCGTTCTGCCAATTGTTCCCCGATCTCTCATCCATTGTTGCCGCCTACCCATCAGCATCACATGTGGTAGTACTAAAGGAAACACTAAAGAAGTTAATACTTACTGTTTTATTAGTCCGAAAGTCACTCTGTAACTATTGCACACTGCAGGGATGCATGGGACATGGCTGCTGAGATATGCCTTTCTCAGCTTCCGTCATTGGTTGAAGATCCTACTGCAGAGTTCCAGGTGCATCTGAAGTATTTTATTATTGGGTTTCTTTAGTTATATGTCTTTAGATATGTAATGTTTTCTATCTCATAAGCTTAATACAGGAGTGCAGCCTTGACAGCTCTTGCTCACATtacgttttttttttgttcagCCAAGTCCCTTTTTTACGGAACAGCTGACGGCTTTTGAGGTTTGGCTTGACCATGGGTCGGAACACAAGAAACCACCGGAACAGTTACCTATTGTTCTCCAGGTTAGGTGGTTCATTTGGCTATTATCATTTTTTGAGGCGTGATAAACTTTTCCAGGGTGTTGTTTTGTATTAGAATAAGTTTTCACAATCAGTCTCGTATTTTATGGTTTAGTATTGTTACCACCAATGGCCATTTCTGATTCATGTAGCTGTTTTTTATTAATTGTGTTGCTAATGCAAGGGTTTAGTGCTTAATTGTGTTGCTGATGCAAAGATTTAGTGCTTAATTGTGTTTCTGATGCGAGGGTTTAGTGCTTAATTGTGTTCCTAATGCAAGGGTTTAGTGCTTAAAATCTGGTACATTTGTATGCTCTTCTTAGTTATTACATAGTAGCTAAAACCAAGGTTGTTAGCATGAAATGTTATTTGTTAGTAGTACTCtgacttttttttttcatcaaatggAATGCTAGAGAGCTGTTTCTTTGTATGGCCAATCAAATTATTATTGATGTACCTTATAATATAAGTTTGAAAGTTTATCACGGATAATCTAATATTTTCTTGAATTCATTGTTTATAATTTTGTCAAAAAGTCAATTACTGCCGCTTCCTCTCCTAATTAGTCACTGTGGCTGTAAGAGGAAAAAGTTGTGTTGATTTCTTAAAGCATTATGTGGTTTAGGCTTTATCTCTATGCTTGTGTCTTGTTAATTTCCCCCTGTTGATAGATAGGGCCGTCTTTGTAGCCCTTCCTTAATTGGGGGACAATGCTTACAATAACTTGCACTTTTCTGTAGATCAACTTTTTAATAAGATGATTTTCTTTCAGGTTTTACTTAGTCAGTGTCACCGATTTCGAGCGCTGGTTCTTCTTGGAAGATTCCTTGATATGGGACCCTGGGCTGTAGATCTGGTACTTTGTTGGCTTCTATATAGTGGGTCTAATTTATTTGGTAGTAAAATGTGATGCTGTAGTTTATTTTCTGATCATTTTTTGTTTTTGCAGGCCCTGTCTGTAGGGATATTTCCATATGTTCTGAAGCTATTGCAAACAACAACACCAGAACTACGACAGATTCTTGTGTTCATCTGGACGAAGATTCTTGCTCTTGATAAGGTATTCATGTGATTTGAGCTATACCTTGGTCTAAATGGCCTCGTAATTTTGTTTGTAGTTATTTACAGACATGCTGTCTTTGGTTTATAATTATGCTCTGACAAttgattgttttgtttgtggattGATAGTCATGCCAGGTTGATCTAGTGAAGGATGGGGGACATACATATTTCATCAGGTTTCTTGATAGCCAGGAAGCATATCCAGAACAGCGTGCAATGGCTGCATTTGTTTTGGCTGTAATTGTGGATGGTCACAGACGGGGTCAAGAAGCCTGTATTGAAGCAGGTTTGATCCAAGTTTGCTTGAGGCACCTTCAAGTTTCAACCCCAAGTGACGCACAAACTGAACCCCTATTTCTTCAGTGGCTTTGTCTCTGTCTGGGAAAGCTATGGGAAGATTTTCCTGAGGCTCAAATAATGGGTTTACGAGAAGACGCTCTAGCTATATATGCTCCTTTGCTCTCTGCTCCTCAACCAGAGGTTCACCTTTCATATATCAATTATTAtacttttgtttatatatatataaagatgggAGTATTTCTATTTCTGCATATAAATTGATCTTAATACTTGTGTCTTATTTTCAGGTTAGGGCTTCTGCTGTTTTTGCATTGGGTACCCTTCTTGATGTGGGCTCTAACTTGTGTAGAGATGGTGTTGGAGGAGATGAAGAATGTGATAATGATGAAAAAATTAGAGCAGAAATTAGTATTATTAAAAGCTTATTAAGTGTAGCTTCAGATGGAAGTCCATTAGTCAGAGCAGAGGTTGCTGTTGGTATGTAGTTTATCATCAAAAATTGCCTGTTCATTTGTTGACTTGTTTAGTTCTAAGAAGTTGTTTGCACCAGGTTTTTAGGCATTATATTGGCAGCTTGTTCATACTCTTGAGGCTGCTCAAACAAACCTGCTCCTCCTGGGGCAGTATTGTAATTTGTTAACTGAGCTAATGAAGTTTGATTTCTTTTCCATCCTGGCAGCTCTAGGGAGATTTTCCTTTGGTCACAACAATCATCTCAAGTCAATTGCTGCAGCATATTGGAAGCATACTGGGTCTCCTTTGAGTTCCCTGCCTTCTTTGGCTCATATAAGAAGTCCAAGTAGTGTTGTTCCATCTCAGATTGGTCCAATATCGAGAGTTGGCACTGACAGCTCGTCTCTTGTTCGAGATGGAAGGGTCTGCACTAGCAGCCCTCTTGCTACTTCTGGAATTATgcatggttctccattgtctgaTGATTCATCCCAACTTTCTGATTCTGGAATATTGAATGATGGCGCAAGCAATGGAGTTGTTAACCACTCAGCAGTAAAACCCCTGGACAATGTGATGTATTCACAATGTGTATCAGCCATGTGTGCTTTGGCCAAGGATCCATCTCCACGCATTGCCAGGCTTGGTCGCAGGGTACTGGCTATTATAGGGATTGAGCAAGTTGTAGCAAAACCTCTAAAAACTTCTGGTGGTAGTGTTCGGCCAGATCCTTTGGCATCGACTCCTTTTGGATTGGTCCGATCGTCGTCATGGCTTGATATGAATGGAGGAGGTATTTTTTTTCTGTCAATTATATGCCAGGACAATCTTATTTGTTGGAATATAGGTTTCTTGTTATATTTGCATAATTACTTATTAAATGAACTGTTATGAACAGGCCATGCGTCCTTAACTTTCCGAACTCCTCCTGTTAGCCCTCCTCGACCTAGTTATTTAACTGGGATGCGGAGAGTTTGCTCGTTAGAGTTCCGACCACATTTAATGAGCACACCCGATTCTGGACTTGCTGATCCGCTTCTGGGGTCAGGGGTATCTTCTGGTTCTACTGAACGCAGTCTTCTTCCTCAATCTACTATCTATAATTGGAGTTGTGGGCACTTTTCAAAGCCACTTCTCACAGTGGCAGATGATAGTGAAGAAATATTAGCTAAAAGAGAGGAAAGAGAAAAGTTTGCCTTGGAGCACATAGCAAAATGCCAGCATTCTTGTgggttattattttattgttgGATGTTCTATAATTTAatctttttcttgaatatatAGTAATTTATATGGGGttgtaatgtttttgttttgttggtcAGCTGTAAGCAAGCCTAATACTCAAATTGCTCGGTGGGATACAAGATTTGAGACGGGTACAAAGACAATCTTGCTGCAACCATTCTCGCCTATTGTAATTGCTGCAGATGAGAATGAGCGAATCGGGTATGCTGATCTAGCacatttcatttaaaaaataagGATTGGAAGATTAAATTCAAGTTTAATGATATTTGCCTTTGAGGATTAAAAGATTTAATTCATTTTTAATGTATTTTACGACAAAAGATGGTCATGTTTTCTGTAACTTATAGAAGCTGTGTGCTGTGGTGGTTGCTGAATGGTTTTTTATCACTTAGTATAAGTGAATAACCATAAGAAAAATTGTGTTTTGAAGTAATGTTTGCACCAAGTGGTCTATTGATTCAAGTCCTCCAATATTCCACTGAAAATAGCTTATTATTTCTGGTTTCTCAATTCTTAAAATGTTCAGTCTTTTTTTGGGTTTAAAAAGAGTTGGCCTGTTTATGTAAATGTAATTcagtgtatgtttttttttttggctgcTCTGTCTGTAATGTGCTTGTGTTTTTgtatctctctctttttttttttttcatttcgatgaatgtcttattttttgtttttatggaAATTGTGTATTACGACAATTTGCACATTTTTGGATTTatctttttctattatttttttgggATATGTGGTATAAGTCCTCGTACTTGACTACTGTTTTGTTAACAGTCTGTTTTACCCTAATTTGAGTTTACATGTCAAGTGACATTTTGTCTTTGGTTATCTTTTAGGGTATGGAACTATGACGAGGCTACACTTCTCAACAGCTTTGATAATCATGATTTTCCAGATAAAGGAATTTCTAAGCTCTCCCTTGTGAATGAGCTAGATGACAGCTTACTTCTTGCAGCTTCATGTAAGATACTAGACTGCCGCCTAGTTTTCTCATACTTTTTGGGCACGCAGCTATTATCAGTTCAGCTCCCTGGAGTTTAACTTTCTGTCCATGCATGATCCAGGTGATGGAAATATTCGCATTTGGAAAGATTATGCATCGAAGGATGAGCAGAAACTTGTTACTGCTTTCTCTTCAATTCAGGGTTATAAACCGGGCATTCGAAGCTTGAATGCTGTTGTGGATTGGCAACAACAATCTGGATATCTGGTAATTTGATTCTTAATGAAATGTAATCTTAGGGCTGACACTCATAATGTTTATAGTCAGTGATGGGCATTTAACTAATTTATTTGATGTCTTGTTGCTAGTATGCTTCTGGTGAGGTTTCTCGCATCATGATTTGGGATCTGGATAAGGAGCAACTTTTTAATTCTGTTCTTTCATCACCAGACTGCAACATATCAGCATTGGTCAGTTATACTTTTGTTGTGTTCTTGTGTGCAGCTATAATGATTGCATTAATTTTGTAACTTGCTTATTATTTTAAACTTAAAATCTGTAGAAAAGGTAGTGAGTTGAGAGTTTATGAAGGACATTCccttgtgttattttttttttgcagttcatctaattttgtatatatatctaaatataaatAATACTTCCTTTAGCTGTGGTATGGGTTTTGAGTATAAATACCACATCAATTTTTCGTTGTTGGCAGCCGATCCTTgagatttttcttttgcaataaAATCTTTTCAGTTTTAAAAACAGTAGCAATCAAGTCCTTActattaattttttaaacaaaaatcgTGGTTTATAAGgtcaaaattggtatttccctgTATTAATTACACCGTCAAAAAATTTCTAGCTATTAGTGTAtaggaaaataaaaagaaaattcatttaaaaactagactttttaaaaaaaaatcacaataagGTCTTAAATTGCTACACTTTATTAAACTCAAGAATTTTATTGCAATTTTCTTTTTTAGGTATTAGATTGTCAAACAACAAAAACTTGGTGTGTATTTATgctaataacttttttttttttaaaaaaacaaaatttaaagaGAATTTTTTATGCACAATTTATTTAGATGAAGGTTAACTATTGCAATAGCATTTGGTGTTGGGTGGATTTGGTATTAAGCCTGTTCTTATATTTTATTCTCAAGTACATCGAGTCAATGGGTTGCTTGATACATATTTTCTAGACATTACCTGTAAGAAAAGTTGGAGCTGCTTCTTATTTCAATCAATATCACACTGAACCTGAACtcacttattttttattatatatatgagCTATTTTTGCAGCTCCTGGAACTGTGCTAGTTGGGATGAGGTTTGCCAAGTTTTTTGTTGTTGATATTGATCTTTTGTTGGTATTCACTTAGCTTTGGGTGGGAGTGGTTTTTTGTTTCTTAATTCAAAAGTAATTTGATAGATTTCCAATTGTCCAAATGAGCTCTAAAATTTATAACAGGTTGCTTTCTGTTTTTAATGTGCTGCTCTTTATATTTTGAGTTACATTTGTGGTTTCTTTGGTATGTCTTTATTTTTGTCTTTTGTGGTTGTGTGACTTTTCGCCGATTGGCTGGTATGTAAGGATTACTGGATTTGCTAAATGGGAGTTcttagttttatatttttatatattttgtgttAGTATGTACTTGAAATTGTTTCACTTGTTTATTTGTCTTCTTCCATGTTCTCTTTGTAGTCTGCCTCTCAAGTTCATGGCAGCCAATTCGCTGCTGGTTTTGTTGATGGTTCTGTCAGACTTTATGATGTGCGAACACCTGAATCGTAAGCCACCCATTAATCCTTAAATATTTTGCTACAAGATGTGAATCAGCTAGTTCCATTATGTGAACGATCTTCCTTCTTTGATGCACATACGAGTGATTTTTTCTTTGGTATtctgttcaaaaaaaaaaaaaaagaaaaagaaaaaaatgtgacTGTTTTGACTGGAAGGAGCTTTTGTCCTTAACTCATCCACCATTTATAATAGGCTGGTCTGCGCAGTACGGCCACACACTCAGAGGGTAGAAAGAGTTGTGGGGATTGGCTTTCAACCAGGACtggatccagctaaggtaaaTAGAGAATATTATGATAATAGTTTTCTGgtttccaaaatggtcattactcaTGGTTAAAAGTAACACGTTGCTTTCGATGATTTTACTGTCCAGATTGTCAGTGCTTCTCAGGCTGGTGACATTCAATTTCTTGATATCAGAAGTAAAAGGGATGCATATCTCACAATTGAAGCTCACAGGGGCTCTCTTACAGCTTTAGCTATTCATCGACATGCTCCCATAATCGCAAGTGGTTCAGCCAAGCAACTCATCAAAGTCTTTAGTTTGGAAGGGGAACAGCTAAACACGATTCGGTATTACCCTACTATCATGGCCCAGAAGATTGGTTCCGTTAGTTGTCTAGGTTTCCATCCCTATGAAGTTCTACTTGCTGCCGGTGCAGTAGATGCCTTGGTTTCTATTCACGCTGATTGACAACGCTCAAATTATATGGGAATGCATCTTGTTTTCTGGATTAAAGTTTGATTTGGATTTCTTCTTCGGAGGTAACTCGGAATACTTGGACTCACATTGGAGTCCCCGCCCCATTGCAGCACGCGGTGCAGGAGATCATCATGAATAAAATTATTATGCTGCTCAGTTCCCTCCGTTGTCAATGAGTCTAAAATATATTGGTAGAGGTTTCTTTCtaccatatataaatatatttatatatatatagtgtatgCTATAATATTCATTAGCCTCCGGAGAAAGTATTCTGCAAATTCATAGGGGGCTTTGGAAATAATCTGTCACATAGGTACATGCATGTAAATATTCCTTCTTTTTAAAAAATCTTTTTTTTCTGCATTTTGGTGTGTGCTTATTTCTTTTTTTCCCCTTCAATTTGTAAAAGCACATTTGTTGGTAAGTTTAGTGTCGCATACAGATGGCAACGTGGGTGTTCCCCTAAAAATGTAGGGGTCTCCAGCATTTCCTCGTTGCTCATCCCTCATCCTGTTGATTTGTCCTTCCATTTAATTCACCTTGTAATTAAATTCTTTCAAGTTTGGTGTCCTTTTGTCTATTTACCTGTCTTATTTTTCTTTCCTCTAAAAACAAATATTAGCTTATCGCCATAGACCAATGGTTCCTTGTGCATATAgataaatatatgttttttgtaatttagtaGTGTtgatttttgtctttttttttttatatcgtGTTTTAATGTGGATTACATAGCTGAAAGTCCTTGATGGGATCTTAATGTCATTTGGCGCTATGTTTTGATAGGTTCCCCTTAACCGTTTAAATCGGAAAAAAAAATCGCTGATAGTGAAGATAATGATATTGGGTTGGTGGGAATGAAAGATTTACTATTTGGGGGTTATTTATGGCAAAAATATTCAATGATATAGTatttaaatattcaaattttttttgacGGAAAAATACCTGTTTGTTAGTTGCACTTTTACTACCCAAATagccaaaatatattttatatgagatttttaatattGTGCAAaagtatggttttttttttaagaattttcatttttatgggtttattattccatatttttgtataaaagttgatttatgttatattttctttcttaatcaagttttattaatttggaagggtatgcttgtaatttgattattatttttttagcttatttatatttttatattactaattttatattaaatttttctttgattgttttgcaattttttttgtaatataaattgttttaaaaattattttttatttattataagcattttttctttgttttttagattgtacgttttttttttcaaattttgggtAAGTAACCagttatttgattattttttgacagttatgtaaaaaaaaattttagAGTTAgtttaaataacatgtaccatgaggggtaaccagttatcttgAGATGAGTAATTTTCtgtcataagaggggtaaccagttactatacgaggggtgacgagttactcattaAATAtgaaagaaacatcaaatttgaaggaaaaagaagaacactttattaaaaaaggaagaagaagtaactatgattttagtaacataggtaaccagttacctaaagAACCCATGAGTAtacacacatcagaacgtgaagaTAACCAGTTaccccataaatatacacacaaagaacgtgaaagtaaccagatacccattcacgttttcatatttttattagttttctttctaaattttggtatttctataagtgttacagtataaagaaaatactgaaaaaattgatttggaTTTTTTTACATagagtggaaaaaactataaaaaaattacaataataaaagataataaataaaagaatagtaaaataattatgtaatgtt
It encodes the following:
- the LOC133800775 gene encoding regulatory-associated protein of TOR 1-like isoform X4 — translated: MYPFSMAPQKALETIGKNLSAQYERWQPRIFEQARYKVQPDPTVDEVKKLCNTCRRYAKSERVLFHYNGHGVPKPTSSGEIWVFNKSYTQYIPLPISDLDSWLKTPSIYVFDCSAAGNIVNAFIELHDWVASSSSGSTRDCILLGACEAHETLPQSAEFPADVFTSCLTTPIKMALRWFCRRSLLHESLDESLIDKIPGRQNDRKTLLGELNWIFTAVTDTIAWNVLPHELFQRLFRQDLLVASLFRNFLLAERIMRSANCSPISHPLLPPTHQHHMWDAWDMAAEICLSQLPSLVEDPTAEFQPSPFFTEQLTAFEVWLDHGSEHKKPPEQLPIVLQVLLSQCHRFRALVLLGRFLDMGPWAVDLALSVGIFPYVLKLLQTTTPELRQILVFIWTKILALDKSCQVDLVKDGGHTYFIRFLDSQEAYPEQRAMAAFVLAVIVDGHRRGQEACIEAGLIQVCLRHLQVSTPSDAQTEPLFLQWLCLCLGKLWEDFPEAQIMGLREDALAIYAPLLSAPQPEVRASAVFALGTLLDVGSNLCRDGVGGDEECDNDEKIRAEISIIKSLLSVASDGSPLVRAEVAVALGRFSFGHNNHLKSIAAAYWKHTGSPLSSLPSLAHIRSPSSVVPSQIGPISRVGTDSSSLVRDGRVCTSSPLATSGIMHGSPLSDDSSQLSDSGILNDGASNGVVNHSAVKPLDNVMYSQCVSAMCALAKDPSPRIARLGRRVLAIIGIEQVVAKPLKTSGGSVRPDPLASTPFGLVRSSSWLDMNGGGHASLTFRTPPVSPPRPSYLTGMRRVCSLEFRPHLMSTPDSGLADPLLGSGVSSGSTERSLLPQSTIYNWSCGHFSKPLLTVADDSEEILAKREEREKFALEHIAKCQHSSVSKPNTQIARWDTRFETGTKTILLQPFSPIVIAADENERIGVWNYDEATLLNSFDNHDFPDKGISKLSLVNELDDSLLLAASCDGNIRIWKDYASKDEQKLVTAFSSIQGYKPGIRSLNAVVDWQQQSGYLYASGEVSRIMIWDLDKEQLFNSVLSSPDCNISALSASQVHGSQFAAGFVDGSVRLYDVRTPESLVCAVRPHTQRVERVVGIGFQPGLDPAKIVSASQAGDIQFLDIRSKRDAYLTIEAHRGSLTALAIHRHAPIIASGSAKQLIKVFSLEGEQLNTIRYYPTIMAQKIGSVSCLGFHPYEVLLAAGAVDALVSIHAD
- the LOC133800775 gene encoding regulatory-associated protein of TOR 1-like isoform X6; this encodes MLLLSSSGSTRDCILLGACEAHETLPQSAEFPADVFTSCLTTPIKMALRWFCRRSLLHESLDESLIDKIPGRQNDRKTLLGELNWIFTAVTDTIAWNVLPHELFQRLFRQDLLVASLFRNFLLAERIMRSANCSPISHPLLPPTHQHHMWDAWDMAAEICLSQLPSLVEDPTAEFQPSPFFTEQLTAFEVWLDHGSEHKKPPEQLPIVLQVLLSQCHRFRALVLLGRFLDMGPWAVDLALSVGIFPYVLKLLQTTTPELRQILVFIWTKILALDKSCQVDLVKDGGHTYFIRFLDSQEAYPEQRAMAAFVLAVIVDGHRRGQEACIEAGLIQVCLRHLQVSTPSDAQTEPLFLQWLCLCLGKLWEDFPEAQIMGLREDALAIYAPLLSAPQPEVRASAVFALGTLLDVGSNLCRDGVGGDEECDNDEKIRAEISIIKSLLSVASDGSPLVRAEVAVALGRFSFGHNNHLKSIAAAYWKHTGSPLSSLPSLAHIRSPSSVVPSQIGPISRVGTDSSSLVRDGRVCTSSPLATSGIMHGSPLSDDSSQLSDSGILNDGASNGVVNHSAVKPLDNVMYSQCVSAMCALAKDPSPRIARLGRRVLAIIGIEQVVAKPLKTSGGSVRPDPLASTPFGLVRSSSWLDMNGGGHASLTFRTPPVSPPRPSYLTGMRRVCSLEFRPHLMSTPDSGLADPLLGSGVSSGSTERSLLPQSTIYNWSCGHFSKPLLTVADDSEEILAKREEREKFALEHIAKCQHSSVSKPNTQIARWDTRFETGTKTILLQPFSPIVIAADENERIGVWNYDEATLLNSFDNHDFPDKGISKLSLVNELDDSLLLAASCDGNIRIWKDYASKDEQKLVTAFSSIQGYKPGIRSLNAVVDWQQQSGYLYASGEVSRIMIWDLDKEQLFNSVLSSPDCNISALSASQVHGSQFAAGFVDGSVRLYDVRTPESLVCAVRPHTQRVERVVGIGFQPGLDPAKIVSASQAGDIQFLDIRSKRDAYLTIEAHRGSLTALAIHRHAPIIASGSAKQLIKVFSLEGEQLNTIRYYPTIMAQKIGSVSCLGFHPYEVLLAAGAVDALVSIHAD